The following coding sequences lie in one Pristis pectinata isolate sPriPec2 chromosome 20, sPriPec2.1.pri, whole genome shotgun sequence genomic window:
- the LOC127581071 gene encoding gastricsin-like gives MKWLIVSLICIQLSEGLYRMPLHKGKSVRQILKEQGKLKDFLNTHKYDPALKYKALYPDYQGEQGYEPLLNSGNSFYYGSITVGTPPQSFTVLFDTGSSNLWVPSIYCSSAPCDNHARFNPTQSSTYRSSQQTFYMSYGSGSLSGFFGYDTVNVAGISIPNQEVGLSENEPGSNFYYAPFDGILGLAYPALSVGGAMPVFDSMLRDRLVARVSVFLSIWAGIQIVMTEAKCYLEESTAVCTQVKFSGLQSFRNCTGPLLSTVCLSTGGLPSVTMDAKP, from the exons ATGAAGTGGTTAATCGTCTCCCTCATCTGCATTCAACTGTCTGAAGGTCTTTACAG AATGCCTTTGCATAAGGGCAAGTCTGTCAGACAGATCCTGAAGGAACAAGGGAAGCTGAAGGATTTCCTGAACACTCACAAGTATGATCCTGCGTTGAAGTACAAAGCTTTGTACCCAGACTACCAAGGTGAACAAGGGTATGAACCACTTCTCAACTCTGGGAAC AGTTTCTACTATGGATCCATTACTGTGGGTACCCCTCCCCAGAGTTTCACAGTGCTGTTTGACACTGGTTCATCCAATCTTTGGGTCCCATCTATCTACTGCAGCAGTGCTCCATGCG acaacCATGCCAGATTTAATCCAACTCAGTCCTCAACATATAGATCCAGTCAACAAACCTTCTATATGTCATATGGCTCTGGGAGTCTATCTGGATTTTTTGGATATGATACAGTGAAT GTTGCCGGCATATCAATTCCCAACCAGGAGGTGGGTCTGAGTGAGAACGAACCAGGCAGCAACTTTTACTACGCTCCATTCGATGGAATCCTGGGCCTGGCCTATCCAGCGCTCTCAGTAGGAGGTGCCATGCCCGTGTTTGACAGTATGCTGAGGGACAGGCTGGTTGCCAGAGTCTCTGTTTTTCTGTCTATTTGGGCAG GAATCCAAATAGTAATGACGGAGGCGAAGTGCTATTTGGAGGAATCGACAGCAGTCTGTACTCAGGTCAAATTTTCTGGGCTCCAGTCATTCAGGAACTGTACTGGACCGTTGCTATCGACAG TGTGCTTATCAACGGGCGGTCTGCCTTCTGTTACAATGGATGCCAAGCCGTAG
- the LOC127581068 gene encoding gastricsin-like: MKWLIFILVCIQLSEGLHKVPLYRCKSIREILKERGELKQFLETHKRDPALKYRHLFPGYQTEAADEPLLNNIDNFYYGPITIGTPAQSFEVLFDTGSSNLWIASIYCDSPTCRNHNRYNPQQSSTFSTNKQTFEIFYGSGSLTGFFGYDTVNVAGISIPNQEFGLSVTEPGTAFYYSKFDGILGLSYPALSAGGATPVFDGMMNDHLVSQPIFSVYLGSVPNSPNGGEVTFGGIDSSKYTGQIVWVSVLQELYWLIPMQGVLLNGQSTFCSQGCQAMVDTGTSYLTAPSQELTELLQYIGATENEYGEFVVNCNDVANMPSLTFIINGAELTIPASAYIRTSYDYCFAALEATYLSAPTDDGPFWILGDVFLREFYSIYDRGNNRMGFAKAV, translated from the exons ATGAAGTGGTTAATCTTCATCTTAGTCTGTATCCAGCTTTCTGAGGGTCTGCACAA AGTGCCTTTGTACAGATGTAAGTCTATCCGTGAGATCCTTAAGGAGCGTGGGGAGCTGAAACAGTTTTTAGAAACCCATAAGAGGGACCCAGCCTTGAAATACCGGCATCTCTTTCCTGGATACCagacagaggctgcagatgaACCACTCCTGAATAACATAGAT AACTTCTACTATGGACCTATTACGATTGGAACTCCAGCCCAAAGCTTCGAAGTTCTGTTTGACACTGGCTCATCAAATCTTTGGATCGCCTCCATCTACTGTGACAGCCCAACATGCA GGAATCACAACAGGTACAATCCACAGCAGTCCTCTACGTTCAGCACCAACAAACAaacctttgaaatattttatgGCTCTGGTAGCTTGACTGGATTTTTTGGCTATGATACAGTGAAT GTTGCTGGAATTTCTATTCCAAACCAGGAATTTGGCCTCAGTGTGACTGAACCTGGTACAGCCTTCTACTACTCGAAGTTTGATGGAATCCTTGGTCTCTCCTACCCCGCGCTTTCAGCAGGTGGTGCCACACCCGTGTTCGATGGCATGATGAATGACCATCTGGTGTCGCAACCTATATTCTCCGTGTATCTGGGCAG TGTTCCGAATAGTCCAAATGGCGGTGAAGTGACGTTTGGAGGAATTGACAGCAGCAAGTACACTGGCCAAATAGTCTGGGTCTCTGTGCTTCAGGAACTGTACTGGCTCATCCCCATGCAAGG TGTGCTTCTCAATGGCCAATCAACCTTCTGTTCCCAAGGATGCCAAGCTATGGTTGACACTGGGACTTCATACCTCACTGCACCAAGTCAGGAGTTGACAGAACTGCTGCAATACATTGGTGCAACAGAGAACGAGTATGGAGAG TTCGTTGTCAACTGTAACGACGTTGCAAACATGCCTTCGTTGACATTTATAATCAATGGAGCAGAACTCACCATCCCAGCTTCAGCCTACATCAGGACG AGTTATGACTACTGTTTTGCTGCACTTGAGGCAACTTATCTGTCTGCTCCCACCGATGATGGACCATTCTGGATCTTGGGTGATGTCTTCCTGAGAGAGTTCTACTCCATTTACGACAGAGGGAACAATAGAATGGGATTCGCTAAAGCTGTCTAA